ACGGACGCTCTGTTAAAAGAAACTGACGCCATCAACTCGCTCTGCGACAAAGTAAATTACGACAGCAACGGCCACTCATATTACCCGGGCGGTTTTAAGAAGATATCCGCCAACGTAAACGATGCTTATTTGGCCTTGCAGAAGTCGGACGAAAACTATAGAAAGCTCTTTTCCGGGGCGATACCGAGGCCGAAGGGGATTTTGGCCTCAAAGCTCCTTTCATACACCGGCATCGAGGGTATATTTATACCTTTCACCTGTGAGCCGAATGTGGATACTGACCTGCCGGCATTTGTACTGCCCTTTGACGCCGCTCATGAAAGCGCGCACCTAAAGGGCTTCGCGAGGGAACAGGAGGCCAATTTCGTCGCATATTTGGCCGGAATCAGCAGTCCCGACCCTTATTTTCAGTATTCAGCCCATATGGAAGCATATATATATCTTTCAAATGCACTTTTTGAAACAGATATTGAAACACTAAAAAAAGTCGCCCCATTGATTGACAAGCGCGCTGTCAGCGACTTTGAGTATTATAGCAACTATGTAACCGCGCATGAGTCAACTGCCTCGGAAATATCAAACAAGGTAAACGATACTTATTTAAAATCACAAGGGCAGCAGGGCGTTATCACCTATAATATGTTTGTTACCCTGCTTATTGAAAAGTACAGAACGGAGAAATAATTTAAGAGGCATTTGACTGCCCGCGAATGGGGCTGTCCGTGCCTCTTAATTTATATGCGTAAATCATGGCGGCTGCTGAGAATATCATGGTTTGCGCCAC
This DNA window, taken from [Clostridium] cellulosi, encodes the following:
- a CDS encoding hypothetical protein (High confidence in function and specificity) — protein: MTKNSREAGFINRNRPKSAFPVRPILFVFFVLLVPAAYALKYFSTFHPEKVENYYSLGVYRTISSAVSSYFRLFPFSCAEIMLYELIILAVFLIAVIIKRLVVGDRRAALRIAAFMLFVLSSMYFLFTVMWGLNYNRLPLEESLHYKTGKPTASELTDALLKETDAINSLCDKVNYDSNGHSYYPGGFKKISANVNDAYLALQKSDENYRKLFSGAIPRPKGILASKLLSYTGIEGIFIPFTCEPNVDTDLPAFVLPFDAAHESAHLKGFAREQEANFVAYLAGISSPDPYFQYSAHMEAYIYLSNALFETDIETLKKVAPLIDKRAVSDFEYYSNYVTAHESTASEISNKVNDTYLKSQGQQGVITYNMFVTLLIEKYRTEK